The genomic DNA CCACCGTGAAACGGGATGAGAGGGGGGAGCGATTTTTTAACCGCGGACTGCGGGTTGGTTTCGAAAAAACATGAGGGCTTAATTTAATACCTCAGCAGTCATCATTTCTTGCTGGATTTTGTTCCTTTGCCATAAATTGTCTTTTCCTGATTGATTGGCTCTTGTTTTTCAGCCATCCTAAATGTTTAAATAATTTTAGCAGAGAAGAAGAAATGCAATCGATGGATATATGAATAATAAACTTGGATGGTTTGCTTTGGAAAAGAGCATGCTCACTTTGTAGATAGACTTGGAATGGCGGCATCATTTTTGGCAAGTTCAGTTGGTATATCAGGCATGTCTTTGTCTGACGACTTATTTGGAACTTTGGACTACAAATGATAGAAATGTAAATATCATGGCCATGATACATGGGTTATAAAGAACTGATAGGCATTACAATGTTCAAGGCGAGGATTTTCTTACCTTTTCTGCCTCCATAACAGACGTGTACAGACGTTCTTTTGCAGATTTATTTGTTGCTTCAGCATCCCTATGTGCAGGGATAAAAAATTAGATGGCAGCAGTGGTACAAACTAATTAGTGGCAAGAAATTTACGGCATAAGAATTAATGAAGTAGTATATGAGACGTACTCTACAACTTGTACATCAGCATCCTTGGAAGATAGTAGGACACTTTTTTCTGGTGTCTGTAAGTGCATGGATTGTATAGGGAGCGTCTTTGTGGGAGTAAGGAGACCATACAGCTGACTGCTTGAAGGACAACTTGCTGCAGAGATAGTTTCTACTTTGGCAATTTCTTTATCAGATGTTCCTATGTCCTGAGATGATTGTGGAGCATTCTGAGAGAGGCTTGGTGTGATCTTTTGCTTTCCATAGGCGGTAACAATTGAAGTTATTCGATAACTTTTCTTCGGCACCCGATAGCTCTTTTCAGTCATTAATACAGTAAATGTGAATTTGGAAGAGACAATGCTGGCGACATCTAGAGGTAGTAAATCATTTCCTTTTGGGGTGCGCATAACTGTTTCGACTGGCTTTCCTACAATCCGACGGCCGATCTCACCAAAACATATCATTTCAGCTTCTTCTGTACCGTCACTGGTTATAAAGTTTAGCTTGTACCTTTTTTGAAAGTATAAGAAAAGCACAGCCATATAAGATTTCGTTATTAGATGAACTTAAT from Panicum virgatum strain AP13 chromosome 7N, P.virgatum_v5, whole genome shotgun sequence includes the following:
- the LOC120683753 gene encoding uncharacterized protein LOC120683753; amino-acid sequence: MQDIDPYEFPEKGCMCTVTITRLIDASTWWFPSCNFCNKSCKQEGCDFICYECGTTNKFSYKYKLNFITSDGTEEAEMICFGEIGRRIVGKPVETVMRTPKGNDLLPLDVASIVSSKFTFTVLMTEKSYRVPKKSYRITSIVTAYGKQKITPSLSQNAPQSSQDIGTSDKEIAKVETISAASCPSSSQLYGLLTPTKTLPIQSMHLQTPEKSVLLSSKDADVQVVEDAEATNKSAKERLYTSVMEAEKSKVPNKSSDKDMPDIPTELAKNDAAIPSLSTKMAEKQEPINQEKTIYGKGTKSSKK